One window of the Triticum dicoccoides isolate Atlit2015 ecotype Zavitan chromosome 3B, WEW_v2.0, whole genome shotgun sequence genome contains the following:
- the LOC119277187 gene encoding uncharacterized protein LOC119277187, translating to MSARRFLNILVSDCQKFTYTLRRFDLSHNQFFYPTPEEAAEHAKVVPPLTGMPDKSTLSANSSAGAGHNKKKKPMYIRPPAPMVNMKPSICAKTRYDRWGEMDCFPLTETKLFFTDSSARIFRFDADTHCIDTMPSLHTPKSDPLSFSIPPNPTTSKEGEGEGGGLYIMDRILRPNKEGQVQFESISYRRRCNHSSKAWHCDALPPPPFVHDPAYKQASICSYALVGGHTICISIRGVGTYCFDTLACEWSKAGNWLMPFHGRAEYDPELGLWLGVSERNIHLPCVADISGVLRGEEPLPEHTRIWEDTDMPEGWYPHSQCPTEVVSLGSGRFCVTNFVETKEFDERCGDSVVDDIFAVFTGMELVLPGNDNDEGKANSNSKGDSKGNANGNGNGIAGVRMIKHKSRSCRSRGTNLIKSVL from the coding sequence ATGAGCGCCCGGCGGTTTTTGAACATCCTGGTGTCGGATTGCCAGAAATTCACGTACACGCTGCGGCGCTTCGACCTGTCCCACAACCAGTTCTTCTACCCAACACCAGAAGAAGCAGCGGAACATGCCAAAGTGGTGCCTCCATTGACAGGCATGCCCGACAAGTCAACCCTATCAGCTAACTCCTCGGCGGGGGCGGggcacaacaagaagaagaagccgATGTATATTCGGCCGCCGGCACCGATGGTGAACATGAAACCATCGATATGCGCCAAGACTCGGTACGATCGATGGGGCGAGATGGATTGCTTCCCTCTCACTGAAACCAAGCTCTTCTTCACCGACAGCTCCGCGCGCATCTTCCGCTTCGATGCCGACACCCACTGCATCGACACCATGCCCAGCCTCCACACGCCCAAGTCCGACCCCTTGTCCTTCTCCATCCCTCCAAATCCGACCACCTCCAAGGAAGGCGAAGGCGAAGGCGGAGGCCTCTACATCATGGACAGGATCCTCAGGCCCAACAAGGAGGGTCAGGTCCAGTTTGAGTCTATCTCGTACCGCAGGCGCTGCAACCACTCCAGCAAGGCCTGGCACTGCGACGCCCTCCCGCCGCCGCCTTTCGTCCACGACCCGGCCTACAAACAAGCCTCCATCTGCTCCTATGCCCTGGTTGGCGGCCACACCATCTGTATCTCCATCAGGGGCGTCGGCACCTACTGCTTTGACACGCTGGCTTGCGAGTGGAGCAAGGCTGGCAACTGGCTCATGCCGTTTCATGGCAGGGCGGAGTATGACCCGGAGCTCGGCCTCTGGCTTGGCGTCTCTGAGCGCAACATCCACCTCCCCTGCGTCGCCGACATCTCCGGTGTCCTCAGAGGGGAGGAGCCGCTGCCGGAGCACACTCGAATCTGGGAGGATACTGACATGCCAGAGGGGTGGTACCCGCACAGTCAGTGCCCCACCGAAGTTGTCAGCCTGGGTTCAGGCAGGTTTTGCGTCACCAACTTCGTTGAAACTAAGGAGTTCGATGAGCGCTGCGGCGATTCGGTGGTTGACGACATATTTGCTGTCTTCACCGGCATGGAGCTAGTGTTACCCGGCAATGACAATGATGAGGGCAAAGCCAACAGCAACAGCAAGGGCGACTCCAAAGGCAATGCCAATGGGAACGGCAACGGGATTGCTGGTGTGCGTATGATTAAGCATAAATCCAGATCTTGCAGGAGTCGCGGCACCAACTTGATCAAGTCTGTGCTCTGA